A genomic window from Osmerus eperlanus chromosome 5, fOsmEpe2.1, whole genome shotgun sequence includes:
- the LOC134020780 gene encoding uncharacterized protein LOC134020780, with protein sequence MEPNMWTTDVGGSDEGQQSMTPVLPAHSPPPAPLREGEVYHVFISYSSIDGRWAQSLINSLEAAGLQVCYHSRDFTPGRAVLENMSDCIQASQKVLLVLSQEFVRSRWCLQEANMSLFRECLERKPVLPVLLEPGVDVPLHLRHLTYLEAWDPDFLGKVLNALCTPNRQLRGTGVVPIQPPSICNGKALQPQVAVNEEGLHSWEAGLFSVMDVPDQLCLVVEDQEKYREAIRIINNVSQTKVWLRPYWLRLLMYFLGVLQIVLLYVLVSFTSSFCREKVPKYLFLFFLVVPLGLTVQLCLWKSDDNKYIIGEMQRAVGKANTLLSGVKVLMGCQSNTKLHVVYTSKSLEGCRREFSDTFPGRPRAAEMFQRALLYFSSGYACCLSKRPFPLSPPTASWREGCASVSMCPSS encoded by the coding sequence ATGGAACCTAACATGTGGACGACTGATGTTGGGGGTAGTGATGAGGGGCAACAGAGCAtgactcctgtcctccctgcacacagccctccccctgcccctctcagggagggggaggtctaCCACGTCTTCATCAGCTACAGCAGCATCGATGGGCGCTGGGCCCAGAGCCTGATCAACAGCCTGGAGGCTGCGGGGCTGCAGGTCTGCTACCACAGCCGAGACTTCACCCCGGGCCGCGCGGTGCTGGAGAACATGTCTGACTGCATCCAGGCGAGCCAGAAGGTGCTCCTGGTCCTGAGCCAGGAGTTCGTGAGGAGCCGCTGGTGTCTCCAGGAGGCCAACATGTCTCTGTTTCGAGAGTGCTTGGAGCGTAAGCCGGTGCTGCCTGTTCTGTTAGAGCCAGGGGTTGACGTTCCCCTGCACCTCCGCCACCTGACCTACCTCGAGGCCTGGGACCCAGACTTCCTGGGCAAGGTGCTGAACGCACTCTGCACCCCCAACCGGCAGCTCCGGGGGACAGGGGTGGTCCccatccagcccccctccatctGTAACGGGAAGGCCCTGCAGCCTCAGGTTGCTGTCAACGAGGAAGGCCTTCACAGCTGGGAGGCCGGTCTGTTCAGCGTCATGGATGTGCCCGACCAGCTGTGCTTGGTTGTCGAGGACCAGGAAAAGTACAGGGAGGCCATCAGGATCATAAACAACGTTTCACAGACTAAAGTGTGGCTGCGGCCTTACTGGCTCAGGCTACTCATGTACTTTTTAGGAGTTTTGCAAATTGTTTTACTATATGTCCTAGTCAGTTTTACTTCCTCGTTTTGCCGAGAGAAGGTACCCAaatatctttttttgttttttttggttgTTCCTTTGGGTTTGACTGTTCAACTCTGTCTGTGGAAGAGCGATGATAACAAATATATCATAGGTGAGATGCAGAGAGCTGTGGGGAAAGCTAATACACTCCTTTCAGGAGTGAAGGTTCTAATGGGCTGCCAGTCCAACACCAAACTCCACGTCGTTTACACATCCAAGTCTTTGGAAGGTTGCAGGCGAGAGTTTTCCGACACGTTTCCGGGCCGGCCCCGTGCTGCAGAGATGTTCCAGCGGGCTCTTCTGTACTTCTCCTCAGGATACGCCTGCTGTCTGTCCAAGagacccttccccctctcccctcccacagcctcctggagggagggatgtgctTCTGTCAGTATGTGTCCCAGCAGCTGA
- the avpr1aa gene encoding arginine vasopressin receptor 1Aa has translation MHASVHALLFNGVNQSLLFSPTDEQTMEIHGNSTVHPNGSDPYGRNEEVAKIEITVLSITFVVAVIGNVSVLLAMYNTKKKTSRMHLFIKHLSLADLVVAFFQVLPQLCWEITYRFYGPDFLCRIVKHLQVLGMFASTYMMVMMTLDRYIAICHPLKTLQQPTQRSYIMIVSTWMCSLVLSMPQYFIFSLSEIKNGSEVYDCWAHFIEPWGVRAYITWITVGIFLIPVAILMICYGFICHSIWKNIKYKTRKSVSGASKNGLIGKNSVSSVTNISRAKLRTVKMTFVIVLAYIVCWAPFFIVQMWSVWDENFLWDDSENTAVTLSALLASLNSCCNPWIYMIFSGHLLQDFAHCFPCCHKIHHSFKKEDSDSSLRRTTLLTKMTTRSPTCSSGMWKELDNSPKSSIPSIQAE, from the exons ATGCACGCGTCTGTCCATGCGCTCTTGTTCAACGGAGTGAACCAGTCCCTGCTATTCAGTCCCACGGATGAACAAACGATGGAAATCCATGGAAATTCTACTGTCCACCCCAACGGGAGCGACCCATATGGAAGAAATGAAGAGGTCGCTAAAATCGAAATTACTGTCCTGAGTATCACCTTTGTAGTAGCAGTGATAGGGAATGTCAGTGTTTTGCTGGCCATGTACAACACCAAGAAAAAGACATCGAGGATGCAcctctttataaaacatttgagTCTCGCAGACCTAGTCGTCGCTTTTTTCCAGGTCCTGCCGCAACTTTGCTGGGAGATCACCTATCGTTTCTACGGGCCAGATTTCCTCTGCCGGATAGTGAAGCACCTGCAGGTGCTGGGCATGTTCGCTTCCACCtacatgatggtgatgatgacccTGGATCGTTACATCGCCATCTGTCACCCCCTGAAGACCCTCCAGCAGCCAACGCAGCGATCCTACATCATGATTGTCAGCACCTGGATGTGCAGCCTGGTCCTCAGCATGCCACAGTACTTCATTTTCTCCCTTAGCGAGATCAAGAACGGCTCGGAAGTCTACGACTGCTGGGCTCACTTTATAGAGCCGTGGGGCGTAAGGGCGTACATCACTTGGATAACCGTTGGCATTTTCCTTATTCCCGTGGCCATTCTGATGATATGCTACGGGTTCATTTGCCACAGTATTTGGAAGAACATCAAATACAAGACAAGGAAGTCAGTCTCTGGTGCGTCTAAAAATGGTCTCATTGGGAAGAATTCCGTGAGCAGTGTCACCAATATATCCAGAGCAAAGTTGAGAACTGTCAAAATGACTTTTGTGATTGTTTTGGCATACATCGTCTGCTGGGCACCCTTCTTTATCGTTCAGATGTGGTCGGTGTGGGATGAAAACTTTCTCTGGGACG atTCTGAAAACACCGCGGTCACTCTGTCCGCGCTCCTCGCGAGCCTCAACAGCTGCTGTAACCCGTGGATATACATGATCTTTAGCGGCCACCTTCTGCAGGACTTCGCGCACTGCTTCCCCTGCTGTCACAAAATACACCACAGCTTTAAGAAGGAGGACTCCGACAGCAGCCTTCGAAGGACTACACTCTTGACTAAAATGACTACCAGGAGTCCAACATGCAGCTCTGGAATGTGGAAAGAGCTGGACAACTCCCCAAAGTCATCCATTCCGTCCATTCAGGCGGAATGA